A stretch of Salarias fasciatus chromosome 23, fSalaFa1.1, whole genome shotgun sequence DNA encodes these proteins:
- the LOC115382183 gene encoding NACHT, LRR and PYD domains-containing protein 3-like: MSSDPEVLLGILDHLFIDDFKRFKFHLSNIGVFEGCRAIPAGRLETLDKPDTASQIHQTYSNHAPELMKLVLEKIGKKHIWDEHTKKTSEPEEKMNEGENHTEEVHLSTKYQECQEELKSNLKRRFQCVFEGVAKQGESTLLNQIYTELHITEGGAAEVNQEHEVRQIEAASRTADRAETSIRPEKIFETSPERSKLIRTVLTKGVAGIGKTVLTQKFTLDWAEDKDNQDVHFIFPFTFRELNVVKEKTFSLVGLVHHFFNETQEAGICRFKKFQVIFIFDGLDECRIPLDFQHTEFLTDVTESTSVDVLLTNLIRGKLLPSVRLWITTRPAAANQIPADCVDRVTEVRGFTDAQKEEYFRRRFREEEQASRIISHIKTSRSLHIMCHIPVFCWITATVLEKVLKIREGGELPKTLTEMYIHHLVVQAKVKMAKYDAGAATDPHWSPESREMIESLGKLAFDQLQKGNLIFYEPDLTECGIDLRAASMYSGMFTQIFKEESGLYQDTVFCFIHLSLQEFLAALHVHQTFINSGINLLEEKQTTIQQSPQQPQLHHLHQRAVDEALKSPNGHLDLFLRFLLGLSLETNQSLLRGLLTQTGSSSQTNQETVQYIKKKLSESLSAERSINLFHCLNELNDGSLVEQIQRYLRSGSLSTDTLSPAQWSALVFILLSSEEDLKEFDLKKYVASEEALLKLLPVVKASNKALLSGCGLSERSCEALSSVLSSQSSSVTHLDLSYNRPGDSGVNLLSVAVKDPHCSLKTLRLSCCGLSERSCGALSSVLSSQSSSLTHLDLSNNDLQDSGVKRLSLGLESPQCKLEALSLSGCLVSEEGCASLVSAVRSKSSKLKELDLSYNHPGDLGVNILSAAVVDPHCSLETLRVDHGGQQRLKPALRKYFYQLQLDENSMNRKLKLSNNNRKVTRVEEEQLYPHHPHRFDERKQLLCRNDLSGRCYWEVEWSGGVSISVSYRGIPRKGDSREWWFGRNHQSWSLDCYNRGYSVYHKNRIAFLSSSSSGRVGVYVDCPAGSLSFFRVSSDSLIHLYTFNTTFTQPLCAGFRLWSSGSSVSLYCL, from the exons ATGAGCTCAGATCCAGAAGTCCTCCTGGGAATTCTGGATCACTTGTTTATAGATGACTTTAAAAGGTTCAAGTTCCATTTGAGCAATATCGGGGTCTTTGAAGGATGCAGAGCAATTCCAGCAGGACGACTGGAGACACTGGACAAGCCGGACACAGCGAGTCAGATCCACCAGACCTACAGCAATCATGCTCCAGAACTCATGAAACTGGTTTTAGAAAAAATAGGAAAGAAGCATATATGGGATGAACACACCAAAAAGACCTCAGAACCTGAAG aaaaaatgaatgaaggGGAAAACCACACTGAAGAGGTTCATTTGTCAACAAAATATCAGGAGTGTCAGGAAGAACTCAAGTCCAACCTGAAGaggaggttccagtgtgtgtttgagggagtcGCTAAACAAGGAGAGTCCaccctcctgaaccagatctacacagagctccacatcacagagggaggggctgcagaggtcaatcaggaacatgaggtcagacaaattgaagcagcatccaggacagcagacagagcagaaacaagcatcagaccagaGAAGATCTTTGAAACGTCACCTGAAAGATCTAAACtaatcagaacagtgctgacaaagggagtggctggtattgggaaaacagtcctgacacagaagttcactctggactgggctgaagacaaagacaaccaggatgtccacttcatatttccattcaccttcagagagctgaatgtagtGAAGGAGAAGAcattcagcttggtgggacttgttcatcacttcttcaatgAAACacaagaagcaggaatctgcagaTTTAAGAAATTCCAGGTGATCTTCATTtttgatggtctggatgagtgtcgaatccctctggacttccagcacactgagttcctgactgatgttacagagtccacctcagtggatgttctgctgacaaacctcatcagggggaaactgcttccctctgttcgcctctggatcaccacacgacctgcagcagccaatcagatccctgctgactgtgtggacagggtgacagaggtccgagggttcaccgatgcccagaaggaggagtacttcaggaggaggttcagagaggaggagcaggccagcaggatcatctcccacatcaagacctcccgaagcctccacatcatgtgccacatcccggtcttctgctggatcactgctacagttctggagaaggtgttgaagatcagagagggaggagagctgcccaagaccctgactgagatgtacatccaccacctggtggtccaggccaaagtcaagatGGCCAAGTATGATgcaggagctgccacagatccacactggagtccagagagcagggagatgatagagtctctgggaaaattggcttttgatcagctgcagaaaggaaacctgatcttctatgaacccgacctgacagagtgtggcatcgatctcagagcagcctcaatgtactcaggaatgttcacacagatctttaaagaggagagcggcctgtaccaggacacggtgttctgcttcatccatctaagtcttcaggagtttctggcggctcttcatgtccatcagaccttcatcaactctggaatcaacctgctggaagagaaacaaacaaccattcaacaatctccacaacagcctcagctccaccatctccatcagagagcagtggacgaggccttgaagagtccaaatggacacctggacttgttcctccgcttcctcctgggtctttcactggagaccaatcagagtctccttcgaggtctgctgacacagacaggaagtagctcacagaccaatcaggaaacagtccagtacatcaagaagaagctgagtgagagtctgtctgcagagagaagcatcaatctgttccactgtctgaacgaactgaatgatggttctctggtggagcagaTCCAACGGTACCTGAGATCAGGAAGTCTGTCCACGGATacactgtctcctgctcagtggtcagctctggtcttcatcttactgtcatcagaagaagatctgaaggagtttgatcTGAAGAAATACgttgcttcagaggaggctcttctgaagctgctgccagtggtcaaagcctccaacaaagctct gttgagcggctgtggtctgtcagagagaagctgtgaagctctgtcctcagttctcagctctcagtcctccagtgtgacacatctggacctgagctacaaccgtccaggagactcaggagtgaatcTTCTGTCTGTTGCCGTGaaggatccacactgctcactgaaGACTCTCAG gttgagctgctgtggtctgtcagagagaagctgtggagctctgtcctcagttctcagttctcagtcctccagtctgacacatctggacctgagtaacaacgacctgcaggattcaggagtgaagcgtctgtctcttggactggagagtcctcaatgtaaactggaagctctcag tctgtcagggtgtctggtctcagaggaaggctgtgcttctctggtctcagctgtgagatccaagtcttcaaaactgaaagagctggacctgagctacaaccatccaggagacttaGGAGTGAATATTCTGTCAGCAGCTGTGGtggatccacactgctcactggagactctcag ggtggaccatggtggacagcagaggctcaaacctgctctgaggaagt atttctatcaacttcaactggatgaaaactcaatgaaTAGAAAActaaaactgtccaacaacaacaggaaggtgacacgtGTGGAAGAAGAGCAGCTGTATCCTCATCATCCACACAGATTTGATGAGCGtaaacagctgctgtgtagaaatgatctgagtggtcgatgttactgggaggtcgagtggagcggaggtgtttctatatcagtgagttacagaggaatcccAAGGAAAGGAGACAGTAGGGAGTGGTGGTTTGGAAGgaatcatcagtcctggagtctggacTGCTATAATAGAGGTTACTCTGTCTATCACAAAAACAGAATAgcattcctctcctcctcctcctctggtagagtaggagtgtatgtggactgtcctgctggctctctgtccttcttcagagtctcctctgactctctgatccacctctacaccttcaacaccacattcactcaacctCTATGTGCTGGATTTAggctctggtcctctggttcttcagtgagtctgtatTGTCTGTAG